One segment of Hippopotamus amphibius kiboko isolate mHipAmp2 chromosome 4, mHipAmp2.hap2, whole genome shotgun sequence DNA contains the following:
- the LOC130851318 gene encoding endogenous retrovirus group 3 member 1 Env polyprotein-like, with amino-acid sequence MARPQPDSLEGQTSSPGTATGSAQGEASGVPVYGGRGLPSKHRSLQTGSWEDDEWPPERMVQYHGPATWAEDGSWGYRTPSYMLSRIIRLQAVVEIIPNETAKALNLWAGQQTKMRNAIFQNRLALDYSLAAEGGVCGKFSVSNCCLQIDDKGKVIEEITDKMTKIAHVPVQTWKGWHPGELFGGWFSYLGGFKTLVGTVLLLLGTCLLLPCLLPLFMRVASSLAEATVDRRATAHLLAPGPG; translated from the exons ATGGCCAGGCCCCAACCAGACTCTTTGGAGGGACAGACTAGCTCACCAGGAAcggccacaggatcag CCCAAGGTGAAGCATCGGGGGTCCCAGTTTACGGAGGCAGAGGCCTCCCCAGCAAGCACAGGTCTCTGCAGACGGGAAGCTGGGAAGATGACGAGTGGCCTCCTGAACGCATGGTCCAATATCACGGGCCAGCCACGTGGGCAGAAGACGGGTCCTGGGGCTACCGAACTCCAAGTTACATGCTTAGCAGAATCATCCGGCTCCAGGCGGTGGTTGAAATCATTCCTAATGAAACagccaaggctcttaatttgtGGGCAGGACAACAGACCAAGATGCGGAATGCTATTTTTCAGAATCGCCTAGCCCTAGATTACTCGCTGGCTGCAGAGGGGGGCGTCTGTGGGAAGTTCAGTGTCAGTAATTGTTGCCTGCAGATAGATGATAAGGGCaaggttatagaagaaataacCGACAAGATGACCAAAATAGCTCACGTCCcagtccagacttggaagggatggCATCCCGGAGAGCTCTTTGGGGGGTGGTTCTCTTACCTGGGGGGATTCAAAACTCTCGTGGGGaccgtcctcctcctccttgggacctgcctcctcttaccttgcctcctgcccttattcatgagggtaGCTTCCAGCCTGGCTGAGGCCACCGTGGACAGGAGGGCCACTGCACACCTCCTAGCCCCTGGGCCTGGATGA